In Selenomonas dianae, a genomic segment contains:
- a CDS encoding flagellar hook-basal body protein produces the protein MWRGLYIAASGMITETKHTDMIANNLANAATTGYKRDDMAVREFEPLLLRRINDHAADTDVTSFKGFRIGMGAPVVGQLGLGSAVDEIATEHLQGAMQATGNTYDLAISGPGYFVVNTIDGPRYTRDGGFYRSTNGTLLNMRGQEVLSTRGRSISIPARAQHVTVGSDGSIYADGAQIAQLDFVQFDGKNAVVKQGDNLYRPQGGAQPRPATGTIEQGMLEMSNTSVVTEMVELINNQRVYEAGSKAVQTQDSLLDKAVNDVGRTS, from the coding sequence ATGTGGAGAGGACTCTATATCGCAGCGTCGGGCATGATTACGGAGACGAAGCACACGGACATGATCGCGAACAATCTTGCCAACGCCGCAACGACGGGGTATAAGCGCGACGACATGGCGGTTCGTGAGTTCGAGCCGCTGCTGCTGCGCCGCATCAACGACCACGCTGCGGATACGGATGTGACGAGCTTCAAGGGATTCCGCATCGGTATGGGTGCGCCTGTCGTCGGTCAGCTCGGACTCGGCTCCGCTGTGGATGAGATCGCGACGGAGCATCTGCAGGGGGCGATGCAGGCGACGGGAAACACCTATGATCTGGCGATTTCGGGACCCGGCTACTTCGTTGTGAATACCATCGACGGGCCGCGCTACACGCGCGACGGCGGGTTCTACCGCTCCACGAATGGCACGCTGCTGAATATGCGCGGGCAGGAAGTGCTGTCCACGCGGGGGCGCTCGATTTCGATTCCGGCGCGTGCACAGCATGTGACGGTCGGGAGCGATGGGAGCATCTACGCGGACGGCGCTCAGATCGCACAGCTCGACTTCGTCCAGTTCGACGGCAAAAACGCCGTCGTCAAGCAGGGGGACAACCTCTACCGCCCGCAGGGCGGCGCACAGCCCAGACCTGCGACGGGGACGATCGAGCAGGGGATGCTGGAGATGTCGAACACAAGCGTTGTGACGGAGATGGTCGAGCTCATCAACAACCAACGCGTCTACGAGGCGGGGTCAAAGGCGGTGCAGACGCAGGACAGTCTGCTCGACAAGGCGGTCAACGACGTTGGGCGCACAAGTTAA
- a CDS encoding rod shape-determining protein — protein MFGMSMDIGIDLGTANVLVYVKGKGVVLKEPSVVAVNRDTNQVLAIGEEARQMIGRTPGNIVAIRPLRDGVIADYDITESMLRFFIEKVVGRSIVFRPRIMICIPSGVTMVEQRAVQEAAEQAGARHIQLIEEPLAAAMGAGLDIVEAQGSMVVDIGGGTTDVAVISLGGVVTSESIRIAGDTFDEDLIAYVKREFNLLIGERTAEEIKLRVGAAHTAARREQMDVRGRDLLSGLPKNITISTAQASSAIEASVMRIVDCVKKVLEETPPELAADIMDRGIVLTGGGALLYGMSELIQRETGTPTVVADEPMSCVALGCGKALDIFDKFDGKATNTSFGRKK, from the coding sequence ATGTTCGGTATGTCAATGGATATAGGAATTGACCTTGGAACGGCGAATGTGCTCGTCTACGTCAAGGGCAAGGGGGTCGTCCTCAAAGAACCCTCGGTGGTTGCGGTGAACCGCGACACGAATCAGGTGCTTGCCATCGGCGAGGAGGCACGGCAGATGATCGGGCGCACGCCCGGCAACATCGTCGCCATTCGCCCGCTGCGTGACGGTGTGATCGCAGACTATGACATCACGGAGAGTATGCTGCGCTTCTTCATCGAAAAGGTGGTCGGGCGCAGCATTGTCTTCCGTCCGCGCATCATGATCTGCATCCCCTCGGGGGTGACGATGGTGGAGCAGCGTGCCGTGCAGGAGGCCGCCGAGCAGGCGGGGGCGCGGCACATCCAGCTCATCGAGGAGCCCCTTGCGGCGGCGATGGGCGCGGGTCTGGACATCGTGGAGGCACAGGGCTCGATGGTCGTCGACATCGGCGGCGGTACAACGGATGTCGCCGTCATCAGCCTCGGAGGCGTTGTGACGAGCGAGAGCATCCGCATCGCGGGCGATACGTTCGATGAGGATCTGATCGCCTATGTCAAGCGCGAGTTCAACCTGCTGATCGGCGAGCGCACGGCGGAGGAGATCAAGCTGCGCGTCGGCGCGGCACACACGGCGGCGCGGCGCGAGCAGATGGATGTGCGCGGACGGGATCTCCTCTCGGGACTGCCGAAGAACATCACAATCTCCACGGCGCAGGCATCCTCTGCGATTGAGGCCTCCGTGATGCGCATTGTCGATTGTGTAAAGAAGGTACTGGAGGAAACGCCGCCGGAACTCGCGGCGGACATCATGGATCGCGGCATTGTGCTGACGGGCGGCGGTGCGCTGCTCTACGGTATGTCGGAGCTGATTCAGCGTGAAACGGGGACGCCGACGGTTGTGGCGGACGAGCCCATGAGCTGTGTGGCACTCGGCTGCGGAAAGGCACTCGATATTTTCGACAAGTTCGACGGCAAGGCGACCAATACGAGTTTCGGACGAAAAAAATAA
- a CDS encoding GNAT family N-acetyltransferase, which produces MAEILMEGSRLLLRRAEPADIDYICALQEAEDNRDYIVPFSRADHEIIITQAEASTDIIVEECASGERVGYLHVAGLLLPSKEQEWTHVVIAKKGRGYGHEAMKLLKAWAFEECGAHRAWLDCKDYNARALHLYESEGMVREALIRETILHKGVYENLVILGILDREYRARKRAGLEL; this is translated from the coding sequence ATGGCTGAAATCTTAATGGAAGGATCGCGTCTTTTGCTGCGCCGCGCGGAGCCGGCGGACATCGACTACATCTGCGCTCTGCAGGAGGCGGAGGACAACAGGGACTACATTGTGCCGTTCTCACGCGCCGACCACGAAATCATCATCACGCAGGCAGAGGCATCGACGGACATCATCGTGGAGGAGTGCGCGAGCGGGGAGCGCGTCGGCTATCTCCACGTCGCAGGTCTGCTCCTGCCGTCCAAGGAGCAGGAGTGGACGCACGTCGTCATCGCCAAGAAGGGGCGCGGCTACGGACACGAGGCGATGAAGCTCCTCAAGGCATGGGCGTTCGAGGAGTGCGGCGCACACCGCGCGTGGCTCGACTGCAAGGACTACAACGCACGCGCCCTGCATCTCTACGAGAGCGAGGGCATGGTACGCGAGGCACTCATCCGCGAGACGATTCTGCACAAGGGGGTCTATGAGAACCTCGTCATCCTCGGCATCCTCGACCGCGAATACCGCGCACGCAAGCGTGCGGGACTGGAATTATAG
- a CDS encoding cytidine deaminase: MNDNELIRRAAEFRSRAYAPYSGFAVGAALLAASGRVYGGVNVENASYPVGICAERAAVAAAVTAGEHDFEALAVIADSPAPCAPCGMCRQMLMEFPLKRIILANTAGATRILTPAELLPHAFGAAALPTKELIHEDTDC; this comes from the coding sequence ATGAATGATAACGAACTCATCCGACGAGCGGCAGAGTTCCGCAGCCGCGCTTACGCCCCCTACTCCGGCTTTGCCGTCGGCGCGGCACTCCTCGCCGCGAGCGGGCGTGTCTATGGCGGTGTGAACGTCGAGAACGCCTCCTACCCCGTCGGTATCTGTGCCGAGCGTGCGGCGGTTGCCGCCGCCGTCACGGCGGGCGAGCATGACTTTGAGGCGCTTGCCGTCATTGCGGACAGCCCCGCCCCCTGCGCCCCCTGCGGTATGTGCCGCCAGATGCTGATGGAGTTTCCACTCAAACGCATCATCCTCGCGAACACGGCGGGCGCAACACGCATCCTCACGCCCGCCGAACTCCTGCCGCACGCCTTCGGCGCGGCGGCACTGCCGACAAAGGAGCTCATACATGAAGATACTGATTGTTGA
- a CDS encoding response regulator has product MKILIVDDSRLVRIKLKAELYDRGHTVVEACDGEEALRRLADKSPDAVFLDIILPKLDGCEVLRRLRETHPHIPVVMISTAASAENMACAEKCGALMFIQKPYSDHEITAALAKMRQCVEGQ; this is encoded by the coding sequence ATGAAGATACTGATTGTTGACGACTCGCGCCTCGTGCGTATCAAGCTCAAGGCGGAGCTCTATGACCGCGGGCATACAGTCGTGGAGGCGTGCGACGGCGAGGAGGCACTGCGCCGCCTCGCGGACAAGTCGCCCGATGCCGTTTTTCTCGACATCATCCTGCCGAAGCTCGACGGCTGCGAGGTGCTGCGCCGTCTGCGTGAGACGCATCCACACATCCCCGTCGTCATGATCTCCACCGCCGCCAGCGCGGAGAACATGGCGTGTGCCGAGAAATGCGGTGCGCTCATGTTCATCCAAAAGCCCTATTCCGATCATGAGATCACAGCAGCACTTGCCAAGATGCGGCAATGCGTGGAGGGTCAATGA
- a CDS encoding mechanosensitive ion channel family protein, whose product MTIFSYTIDFETLVDLLLVPALIVLAALTAGIIADRLIRRYIDHHLAVEESTWKYVLVRSMQGVPIFFSFIIGLYWAIDAVEISPTLTKLLSYLLFTSNVFSITRVLARTVDGVVTMYFERSDKNLPKTTLLNNILIGVIYAMGLLVILQYYGISIAPILTAAGVGGMAVALALQETLANIFSGLHLILSKQLRIGDYIRLNSGEEGRVTDITWRFTTIIPLGASSTIVIPNKTIAGANITNFSLPTQNINISIPVGVAYDSDLAAVERVTIETAKEVLARVDDNPNANPLVLYTDFGDSSINFNVILPSRIFDHQGMIKHEFIKALTDRYRTEGIDIPYPIRTIIQEEADAAENNPQDAAS is encoded by the coding sequence TTGACCATATTCTCATACACCATCGACTTCGAAACCCTCGTCGATCTGCTGCTCGTCCCCGCACTGATCGTCCTTGCCGCCCTCACGGCGGGCATCATCGCCGACCGCCTCATCCGCCGCTACATCGATCACCACCTTGCGGTGGAGGAGAGCACATGGAAGTATGTTCTCGTCCGCTCCATGCAGGGCGTTCCGATCTTCTTCAGCTTCATCATCGGTCTGTACTGGGCGATTGATGCCGTTGAGATCTCACCGACACTTACCAAGCTGCTTTCATATCTCCTCTTTACCAGCAACGTTTTCTCCATCACGCGCGTCCTCGCGCGCACGGTCGACGGTGTCGTCACCATGTACTTCGAGCGTTCGGACAAGAACCTCCCGAAGACGACGTTGCTCAACAACATCCTCATCGGTGTCATCTATGCCATGGGACTGCTCGTCATCCTCCAATACTACGGCATCTCCATCGCGCCGATCCTCACGGCGGCCGGTGTCGGCGGTATGGCGGTCGCCCTTGCCCTGCAGGAGACGCTCGCCAACATCTTCTCGGGGCTACACCTCATCCTCTCCAAGCAGCTGCGCATCGGCGACTACATCCGCCTCAACTCGGGCGAGGAGGGACGTGTCACGGACATCACATGGCGCTTTACCACGATCATCCCTCTCGGCGCAAGCAGCACCATCGTCATTCCAAACAAGACCATCGCGGGCGCGAACATCACGAATTTCAGCCTGCCCACGCAGAACATCAACATCAGCATCCCCGTCGGCGTCGCCTATGACAGCGACCTCGCAGCCGTCGAGCGCGTCACCATCGAGACGGCAAAGGAAGTCCTCGCGCGTGTGGACGACAACCCGAACGCAAATCCGCTCGTCCTCTATACGGACTTCGGCGACTCCTCCATCAACTTCAATGTGATCCTGCCGTCGCGCATATTCGACCACCAAGGCATGATCAAGCACGAGTTCATCAAGGCACTCACCGACCGCTACCGCACGGAGGGCATCGACATCCCCTATCCCATCCGAACCATCATTCAGGAGGAGGCGGATGCGGCGGAAAACAATCCACAGGACGCTGCTTCGTAA
- the nrdD gene encoding anaerobic ribonucleoside-triphosphate reductase, with protein MIVNDINVTVNGLSDITPHEVENYIAYIEGQTNEKLDRLSITGTDDGRVTLGYEMRQPKFERVRRITGYLVGTTDRWNNAKQAEEHERVKHGLH; from the coding sequence ATGATTGTCAACGATATTAACGTCACCGTGAACGGCCTCTCGGACATCACCCCGCACGAGGTTGAAAACTACATTGCGTACATTGAGGGACAGACCAACGAAAAGCTGGATCGTCTCTCCATCACGGGGACGGACGACGGGCGCGTCACCCTCGGCTACGAGATGCGCCAGCCCAAGTTCGAGCGCGTGCGCCGCATCACGGGCTACCTCGTCGGCACCACGGATCGTTGGAACAACGCCAAACAGGCCGAGGAGCATGAGCGTGTCAAGCACGGACTCCACTGA
- the nrdG gene encoding anaerobic ribonucleoside-triphosphate reductase activating protein has translation MSVSSTDSTEIRISGIARDSIVDGEGIRLTVFTQGCPRRCPGCHNPDTQPLVGGRMTTVGAVLAELDENPLLTGLTLSGGEPFLQPAALLPLARGAHERGLDVWSYTGYTLEELRAQKNPAVDALLGELDVLVDGDYRAEERDLTLHFRGSRNQRVIDLAATRATGQLTLRYADE, from the coding sequence ATGAGCGTGTCAAGCACGGACTCCACTGAGATCCGCATCTCGGGGATCGCGCGGGACTCCATCGTGGACGGCGAGGGCATACGGCTGACGGTCTTTACACAGGGCTGTCCGCGCCGCTGCCCCGGCTGTCACAACCCGGACACACAGCCGCTCGTCGGCGGACGCATGACGACCGTCGGGGCGGTACTCGCCGAGCTCGACGAGAATCCGCTCCTGACGGGGCTCACCCTCAGTGGCGGCGAGCCCTTCTTACAGCCGGCGGCGCTGCTTCCGCTCGCACGTGGGGCGCACGAACGCGGTCTTGATGTGTGGAGCTACACGGGCTACACGCTTGAGGAACTGCGGGCGCAGAAAAATCCTGCGGTAGATGCCCTGCTCGGTGAACTGGATGTCCTCGTCGACGGCGACTACCGCGCCGAGGAGCGTGATCTCACGCTACACTTTCGCGGCTCACGCAATCAGCGCGTGATCGACCTCGCTGCAACACGCGCAACGGGTCAGCTTACACTACGATATGCAGACGAATAA
- a CDS encoding DUF819 family protein, with protein MDSLIHPENTWVLMSIMMAAVAASIYLEYRYRWASRFAGGLIALVIALVLVNVGIIPSSAPIYDDAVLGYFVPLAVPLLLLQTNIRRVWNETAQIFAIFLIGAIGTVAGAVIGCALLQSSIEGLPKVTAMMTGSYIGGAVNFTELADLFKANGTLVSSAVVADNFNMAVYFLILIGIAGNALFRRFYEHPLIDEVEKNRVSEEGKTLAAIYWGHRDVSLRDLAMSIAYAVVVVTISKGIGGAFATLVPADGGTLSKMCSVFLGSQYVWITLLSVVFASAFEKQANAMNGAQEIGTFFIYMFFFIIGVHASIVEILTNAPLLFVFCFIMVVVNMLFCLIGGKILNFPLEDIIIASNANIGGPTTAAGMAISQGWTSLVGPAMLVGTFGYAIGTYIGIIVGSMVGA; from the coding sequence ATGGATTCTCTGATTCATCCGGAAAACACATGGGTTCTCATGTCCATCATGATGGCGGCGGTCGCCGCCTCCATTTATCTGGAGTACCGATACCGATGGGCATCGCGCTTTGCGGGCGGGCTGATCGCTCTTGTCATCGCATTGGTGCTGGTCAACGTGGGTATCATTCCATCCTCTGCCCCCATTTATGACGATGCCGTCTTGGGATACTTTGTCCCGCTTGCGGTTCCCCTCCTTCTGCTCCAGACGAACATACGCAGGGTCTGGAACGAAACGGCGCAGATCTTCGCGATTTTTCTCATCGGCGCCATCGGGACGGTTGCGGGTGCGGTGATCGGCTGTGCGCTCCTGCAAAGTTCCATCGAAGGTCTGCCGAAGGTCACGGCGATGATGACCGGATCCTACATCGGCGGCGCGGTAAATTTTACGGAGCTCGCCGATCTGTTCAAGGCCAACGGAACGCTCGTTTCTTCCGCCGTTGTGGCGGACAATTTCAACATGGCGGTCTACTTCCTGATTCTGATCGGGATTGCGGGGAATGCGCTCTTTCGCAGATTCTACGAGCATCCGCTCATTGACGAGGTCGAGAAGAACCGTGTGTCGGAGGAGGGGAAGACCCTCGCAGCGATATACTGGGGGCATCGGGATGTCTCACTCCGTGATCTCGCCATGAGCATTGCCTATGCCGTCGTCGTGGTGACGATTTCGAAGGGGATCGGCGGTGCGTTTGCGACGCTTGTTCCCGCCGATGGCGGAACCCTGTCGAAGATGTGCAGCGTCTTCCTCGGTAGTCAGTATGTCTGGATTACCCTGCTGTCCGTCGTCTTTGCGAGTGCATTTGAAAAACAGGCAAACGCCATGAACGGAGCGCAGGAGATCGGGACGTTCTTCATCTATATGTTTTTCTTCATCATCGGGGTACACGCCTCCATTGTGGAGATCCTGACGAATGCGCCACTTCTTTTCGTATTCTGTTTTATCATGGTTGTTGTCAATATGCTCTTTTGTCTGATCGGCGGGAAGATACTGAACTTCCCGTTGGAGGACATCATCATCGCCTCCAATGCGAACATCGGCGGCCCTACAACGGCAGCGGGAATGGCGATTTCACAGGGATGGACGAGCCTCGTCGGGCCTGCGATGCTCGTCGGCACGTTCGGCTATGCGATTGGGACGTACATCGGCATCATCGTTGGCAGTATGGTCGGGGCATGA
- a CDS encoding EamA family transporter — protein MSSWLVYALLSALCAAFVSIFGKVGLTGLDSSAATAVRAAIMALFLMGVVVAEGHTADLPQVFADRKALAFVALSGIAGALSWLFYFMALKDGAVTQVAPIDKLSVVFAVVLAVMIFGEKVSLAHGIAIVMIAAGGLILAIVP, from the coding sequence ATGAGTTCATGGCTCGTCTATGCACTGCTCTCGGCACTGTGTGCGGCATTTGTTTCCATCTTCGGCAAGGTCGGGCTCACGGGGCTGGACAGCAGTGCCGCGACGGCGGTGCGAGCTGCGATTATGGCACTGTTCCTCATGGGGGTGGTTGTCGCTGAGGGGCATACCGCTGATCTGCCGCAGGTGTTCGCCGACCGAAAGGCACTTGCCTTTGTCGCGCTCAGTGGGATTGCAGGAGCTCTTTCGTGGCTCTTCTACTTTATGGCGCTCAAGGATGGCGCGGTCACGCAGGTTGCTCCGATCGACAAGCTGAGCGTCGTCTTTGCCGTTGTACTTGCTGTTATGATCTTTGGCGAAAAGGTCAGCCTCGCGCATGGAATTGCGATTGTGATGATTGCGGCGGGCGGGCTGATTTTGGCGATTGTTCCATAG
- a CDS encoding N-acetyltransferase, with translation MIRQATVQDIPEILRIYDAARAFMRRSGNLTQWSGGYPPEEIIRADIEKKVLWGMENERGHLCAVFALVPGEDPSYAVIDGAWRDPSPYAAMHRAASDGTEHGVFRAMLDFARTQYNHLRVDTHADNHPMQHGFLTNGFVYCGIVRVWDGTPRRAYEWSKGDYA, from the coding sequence ATGATACGACAAGCCACGGTGCAGGATATTCCCGAGATTCTGCGCATCTATGATGCGGCACGCGCCTTTATGCGTCGCTCGGGCAATCTGACGCAGTGGAGCGGCGGCTATCCGCCGGAGGAGATCATACGCGCAGATATTGAGAAAAAGGTATTATGGGGGATGGAAAACGAGAGGGGGCATCTCTGTGCCGTCTTTGCCCTCGTCCCCGGCGAGGATCCGAGCTATGCCGTGATTGACGGCGCATGGCGTGACCCATCGCCCTATGCGGCAATGCACCGCGCGGCAAGCGACGGGACGGAGCACGGGGTCTTTCGCGCCATGCTGGACTTCGCACGTACACAGTACAATCACCTGCGCGTCGATACGCACGCGGACAACCACCCCATGCAGCACGGATTTCTCACGAACGGCTTTGTGTACTGCGGTATCGTGCGTGTCTGGGACGGTACGCCCCGCCGTGCCTACGAATGGAGTAAAGGAGACTATGCATGA
- a CDS encoding MBL fold metallo-hydrolase, giving the protein MIECMTVGDMIPTNSFFYIDDETSHGFLIDAGSDGEYLAAHAETKGWTIERLLLTHCHFDHIGGAEEFSIRTGAPIYAAEDSPRYYSDPNWNLSLWGGGKITLSDVTTVADREIIRLAANPACCLEVRYTPGHTTDSCIFYSARDGVAFVGDTIFLASIGRTDFPGGDEQTLWDSIAREVFTLPPETVLYSGHTEPTTVGAEMARYRR; this is encoded by the coding sequence ATGATCGAATGTATGACCGTCGGCGATATGATTCCGACCAATTCTTTTTTCTATATTGACGATGAAACAAGTCACGGCTTTCTCATCGACGCGGGCTCCGACGGCGAATACCTTGCCGCGCACGCGGAGACAAAGGGCTGGACCATCGAGCGGCTGCTCCTCACGCACTGCCATTTCGACCACATCGGCGGCGCGGAGGAGTTCTCGATCCGCACGGGTGCGCCCATCTATGCCGCCGAGGACAGCCCGCGCTACTACAGTGACCCGAACTGGAACCTCTCGCTCTGGGGCGGCGGGAAAATTACGCTCTCGGATGTGACGACCGTCGCCGACCGCGAGATCATACGCCTTGCGGCAAATCCCGCGTGCTGCCTTGAGGTGCGCTATACGCCGGGGCATACGACGGACTCCTGCATCTTCTACAGTGCACGGGACGGCGTCGCCTTCGTCGGCGATACGATCTTCCTCGCGAGCATCGGCCGCACGGACTTCCCGGGCGGCGATGAACAGACGCTCTGGGACAGCATCGCACGCGAGGTCTTCACCCTGCCGCCCGAGACCGTTCTCTACTCGGGACACACGGAGCCGACCACCGTGGGCGCGGAGATGGCGCGTTACCGCCGATGA
- the holA gene encoding DNA polymerase III subunit delta: MNYAEFMASLTRGEPPHVFLLAGEESYYIRRAEEAILRRLLPVAEERAYALIRCEEMPSVDVLIETLETVPIFTEKTVVLVRNATIFRATKKKEQDADAPAPKDTSTDALIAHLADLLPTNYVIFTLAAKPDKRRKLYQTVEKYGRVLESEPVRPWTVENWLNGRLREMGRSMHREARTFFLSVVGIMPTISLEFLDRQLEKLLLYTDNAQFTEDDLRAAFSEMPEVSVFALMDAVSARDVIRALDLLARCRADGVHFTVLLALLVRHVRQLWQAKRLLMSGTPPKGLGKVMGLHPFIAEKLGGHARGFSEATLERAVLALADADYLLKTGQAGDELLEDVVIRLCKK; this comes from the coding sequence ATGAACTATGCGGAGTTCATGGCATCGCTCACAAGGGGCGAGCCGCCGCACGTCTTTCTGCTCGCGGGTGAGGAGAGCTACTATATACGACGTGCGGAGGAGGCGATTCTGCGCCGCCTCCTGCCTGTGGCGGAGGAACGTGCCTACGCGCTCATTCGCTGCGAGGAGATGCCGTCCGTGGACGTACTAATAGAAACTCTCGAAACGGTGCCGATTTTCACAGAAAAGACCGTTGTCCTCGTGCGCAATGCGACAATCTTCCGCGCGACGAAAAAGAAAGAACAGGATGCGGACGCCCCCGCGCCAAAGGATACGTCAACGGATGCGCTGATTGCACACCTCGCCGATCTCCTCCCGACCAATTATGTCATCTTTACGCTTGCGGCAAAGCCCGACAAGCGGCGCAAGCTCTACCAGACGGTCGAAAAATACGGACGCGTCCTTGAGAGCGAACCCGTGCGCCCGTGGACGGTGGAGAACTGGCTGAACGGACGGCTGCGCGAGATGGGGCGTTCCATGCACAGGGAGGCACGCACATTTTTTCTAAGTGTGGTCGGCATCATGCCGACGATTTCGCTTGAGTTTCTGGATCGTCAGCTGGAAAAGCTGCTGCTCTACACAGACAACGCCCAGTTCACAGAGGACGATCTGCGCGCGGCGTTCTCCGAGATGCCCGAGGTGTCCGTGTTCGCGCTGATGGATGCCGTGAGTGCACGCGATGTCATCCGTGCGCTCGACCTCCTCGCCCGCTGCCGTGCGGACGGCGTACACTTCACCGTCCTGCTCGCTCTCCTCGTGCGCCATGTCCGACAGCTCTGGCAGGCGAAACGCCTGCTCATGAGCGGCACGCCGCCGAAGGGGCTCGGCAAGGTCATGGGGCTGCATCCCTTCATCGCCGAAAAACTCGGGGGACACGCAAGGGGATTCTCCGAGGCGACGCTCGAACGCGCCGTCCTCGCCCTCGCCGATGCCGACTATCTGCTCAAGACGGGGCAGGCGGGCGATGAGTTGTTGGAGGATGTCGTCATACGGCTTTGTAAAAAATAA
- the pflA gene encoding pyruvate formate-lyase-activating protein: MRICKGRISATESFGSVDGPGIRFIVFVQGCRYRCQYCHNPETWEREGGYEATPEEIFRQAWRYRPYWKQKGGITVSGGEPLLQLAFVTELFRLAKAKGVNTVVDTAGEPFTYDEPFFSAFETLLPLSDLFLLDLKQIDDEVHRSLTGVSNASALALARFLSERGVRMWIRHVLVPGWTTGEDDLRRLSDFIAGLKTVDRVEVLPYHAMARHKYEELHLPYRLGDTPAPTAEEIARAEEILRVGDYTGYLR; encoded by the coding sequence ATGCGCATATGTAAGGGCAGAATCAGTGCGACGGAGAGCTTCGGCTCGGTTGACGGCCCCGGCATCCGCTTCATCGTCTTTGTGCAGGGCTGCCGCTATCGCTGCCAGTACTGTCACAACCCCGAGACATGGGAGCGGGAGGGCGGCTATGAGGCGACCCCCGAGGAAATCTTTCGGCAGGCGTGGCGGTACCGCCCATACTGGAAGCAGAAGGGCGGCATCACGGTCAGCGGCGGGGAGCCGCTGCTCCAACTCGCATTCGTGACGGAGCTGTTTCGTCTTGCAAAGGCAAAGGGCGTGAACACCGTCGTCGACACGGCGGGCGAGCCGTTCACCTATGACGAACCGTTTTTTAGCGCGTTTGAAACGTTGCTGCCGCTCAGTGATTTGTTCCTGCTCGATCTGAAGCAAATCGACGATGAAGTACACAGGTCGCTCACAGGCGTATCGAATGCGAGCGCACTTGCGCTTGCTCGCTTTCTCTCGGAGCGCGGCGTGCGGATGTGGATTCGCCATGTGCTCGTGCCGGGATGGACAACGGGGGAGGATGATCTTCGCCGTCTCTCGGACTTTATCGCAGGGCTAAAGACGGTTGACCGCGTGGAGGTGCTGCCCTATCACGCGATGGCACGCCACAAGTATGAGGAGCTGCACCTGCCGTATCGGCTCGGGGACACGCCCGCACCGACGGCGGAGGAGATCGCCCGCGCGGAGGAGATCCTGCGCGTGGGGGACTATACGGGATATTTGAGATAA